A window of the Lactuca sativa cultivar Salinas chromosome 5, Lsat_Salinas_v11, whole genome shotgun sequence genome harbors these coding sequences:
- the LOC128134233 gene encoding uncharacterized protein LOC128134233: MTTRNRELFSTFRKENGVGQGISYTPAPPGYHEGTNWRIKKLEIPLFNGNNSNEKEKLEVAVAPLEGYAALWYDEEHYRRPIKDWEELKFLILRRFGSSMFAAESWWSNYHVDHEENLNPPHEIESKIAISIPQSATLALFLTYETPLSTLNSNLEFPLNQTQNICQLGSFRSEINFAVSPKINHVPVNIQPVGYITTKEKSKCLGKKDDITSDKKQVVDGYPDKSLGYGKQSVGHRIKIWRPPDKMHCEGAISSYNPIDKQHKVSYVDGDDEVLNLCFEKWSIQDKSSPQEEKVSELPSPITTSSKHLKQKVKRKLEFSPKQEDNSNSPKRFSSETKPTKGDNIKDTIETSEQLKQAEGVTIKFEDELVVTGGDDSDTNTFLLSEYFRSKRLKNRVNWVLLEDGIGYLNKSLVSKSGRHVEGNPKGWRLFADFYGKCYFWYENLDSSLSLLCYPHLCCCCRRAISSCTYAGYRELFMGLLGFTEEEVCSTRWFSRNQTL, translated from the exons ATGACTACAAGGAATAGAGAGTTGTTCTCTACCTTTCGAAAGGAGAATGGAGTCGGGCAAGGAATCAGCTACACGCCGGCACCACCTGGATACCATGAAGGAACCAACTGGAGAATCAAGAAGCTAGAGATACCATTATTTAATGGAAATAATTCCAATG AAAAAGAAAAACTGGAAGTTGCGGTGGCGCCACTAGAGGGCTACGCTGCTCTCTGGTATGACGAAGAACACTATCGTCGACCCATTAAAGATTGGGAAGAACTAAAATTCCTAATCCTCCGGCGATTTGGATCCTCAATGTTCGCAGCGGAGTCATGGTGGTCGAACTACCATG TTGATCATGAAGAGAACTTAAACCCACCACATGAGATTGAATCAAAGATTGCCATATCAATCCCACAATCTGCAACCTTGGCACTGTTTCTCACATACGAAACACCCTTGTCGACGCTCAATTCAAACTTGGAGTTTCCGTTGAATCAAACACAAAACATATGCCAATTAGGATCATTCCGATCAGAAATCAATTTCGCTGTTTCTCCCAAGATCAATCATGTGCCCGTAAATATCCAACCTGTTGGTTATATCACTACTAAAGAAAAATCTAAATGCCTAGGAAAGAAAGATGATATCACATCTGATAAGAAACAGGTTGTTGATGGTTATCCCGACAAGAGCCTTGGATATGGGAAACAATCGGTGGGACATAGAATAAAGATTTGGCGGCCACCTGATAAAATGCATTGCGAAGGTGCCATTTCATCTTATAATCCTATAGACAAGCAGCACAAGGTATCATATGTTGATGGTGATGATGAAGTGCTgaatttatgttttgaaaaatggAGTATACAGGATAAGTCCTCACCTCAGGAAGAAAAGGTTTCAGAATTACCAAGCCCCATTACCACATCTAGCAAGCATCTTAAGCAAAAGGTTAAAAGAAAGCTAGAATTCTCACCAAAGCAAGAAGACAACTCAAATTCACCAAAAAGATTCTCATCAGAAACAAAACCCACAAAAGGAGATAACATAAAAGACACGATCGAGACTTCAGAACAACTCAAGCAAGCTGAAGGCGTAACAATCAAGTTTGAAGACGAGCTAGTGGTTACCGGTGGAGATGATTCAGATACAAATACTTTCCTTCTTTCTGAATACTTTAGGAGTAAAAGGTTGAAGAACCGAGTCAATTGGGTACTACTGGAAGATGGGATTGGGTACCTAAACAAGTCCCTTGTCTCAAAATCAGGGCGACATGTTGAGGGAAATCCAAAGGGATGGAGATTGTTTGCTGATTTTTATGGAAAATGCTATTTTTGGTATGAAAATCTTGACTCCAGCTTGTCCCTATTGTGTTATCCACATTTATGCTGCTGCTGTAGGAGGGCGATCAGCAGTTGCACTTATGCAGGCTACCGGGAGCTATTTATGGGTTTGCTTGGCTTCACAGAGGAGGAAGTGTGTAGCACAAGATGGTTCTCAAGGAATCAAACCTTGTAA